A window from Neobacillus sp. PS3-40 encodes these proteins:
- a CDS encoding 3D domain-containing protein, whose protein sequence is MNRLKTWIRRLIMVCLFVFASLSTFQSISGVRAQSLFSNDDFGMEDYQSYNDEDYQSYNNNEDSHITQGFKSLGLAFKMIKRLVQFEPLISSSEAVAGTPPTLEDAFDWSQYPKETVVATGYTAGYESTGKHEDNPEYGITYSGVKVKRDLYSTVAADLRVFPIGTILFVPGYGYGVVADKGGAIRGNEVDLYYETVDDVYNFWGKKKLDIYVVHRGNGELTEEQLKSLNENETMQVFRQQYNKSEQR, encoded by the coding sequence ATGAATAGATTAAAAACTTGGATAAGACGGTTAATCATGGTTTGTCTTTTTGTTTTTGCCTCATTATCGACCTTTCAATCTATTTCGGGTGTAAGGGCACAATCACTTTTCTCTAATGATGATTTTGGAATGGAAGATTACCAATCATACAACGATGAAGATTACCAATCATACAACAACAATGAAGATTCCCATATAACACAAGGATTTAAATCACTTGGCCTTGCTTTTAAAATGATTAAGCGGCTTGTACAATTTGAACCGCTCATTTCATCAAGTGAAGCAGTAGCAGGAACACCACCAACATTAGAAGATGCTTTTGATTGGTCACAATATCCAAAAGAAACAGTAGTAGCGACCGGCTATACTGCAGGGTATGAATCAACAGGGAAACACGAAGATAATCCTGAATATGGGATTACCTACTCTGGAGTTAAAGTTAAGCGGGATTTATATTCAACGGTTGCTGCTGATTTAAGAGTCTTTCCAATTGGTACGATTCTTTTTGTTCCTGGTTATGGATATGGTGTTGTAGCTGATAAAGGTGGAGCCATTAGAGGAAATGAAGTAGATCTTTATTATGAAACAGTTGATGATGTTTATAATTTTTGGGGTAAGAAAAAGTTGGATATTTATGTAGTTCATAGAGGAAACGGTGAGCTTACTGAAGAGCAACTAAAGTCACTAAATGAAAATGAGACAATGCAAGTTTTTCGTCAGCAGTATAATAAATCAGAACAAAGGTAA